Proteins co-encoded in one Homoserinimonas aerilata genomic window:
- a CDS encoding GNAT family N-acetyltransferase translates to MTAKRPQPERLEGRYISLEPLRDEHMPALFAAIGHPQVFAGGYGGGPAGLSDTAEGFAEWARGYYPFASGIPYAVLLRGGPHDGEVIGTSSLADFDVENESTHIGWTAYAPQVWGTAVNAEAKLLLLGHAFDSGFGRVKIQADAINQRSRAAIAGIGAAFEGVLRRVRRRADGSWRDTAVYSILLEEWPDVRAGLEQRLAAQGGRPVLFRGLPD, encoded by the coding sequence GTGACCGCGAAACGACCCCAGCCCGAGCGCCTCGAGGGGCGCTACATCTCCCTCGAACCGCTGCGCGATGAGCACATGCCCGCGCTGTTCGCGGCCATAGGGCATCCGCAGGTCTTCGCCGGAGGCTACGGCGGCGGCCCGGCGGGGCTGAGCGACACAGCCGAAGGTTTCGCCGAGTGGGCTCGCGGCTACTACCCCTTCGCGTCGGGCATCCCGTATGCGGTCCTGTTGCGCGGCGGGCCGCACGATGGCGAGGTCATCGGCACCAGCTCGCTGGCCGACTTCGATGTCGAGAACGAGTCGACGCACATCGGCTGGACGGCCTACGCGCCGCAGGTGTGGGGCACGGCCGTGAACGCGGAGGCGAAGCTGCTGCTGCTCGGCCACGCCTTCGACAGCGGCTTCGGGCGGGTGAAGATCCAGGCGGATGCGATCAATCAGCGGTCGAGGGCGGCGATCGCCGGCATCGGGGCCGCCTTCGAGGGTGTGCTGCGGCGCGTGAGACGACGCGCCGATGGCAGCTGGCGCGACACCGCGGTCTACTCGATCCTGCTCGAGGAATGGCCGGATGTTCGGGCCGGGCTTGAACAGCGGCTTGCGGCGCAGGGCGGTCGCCCGGTGTTGTTCCGCGGGCTGCCCGACTGA
- a CDS encoding chorismate mutase, whose amino-acid sequence MSENDAASDLLRLRKSIDNVDAALIHMLAERFRFTQQVGELKAANGMPSSDPEREKVQIARLRVLAEQANLDPEFAEKFLGFIVAEVIHHHDRIRNGD is encoded by the coding sequence ATGAGCGAGAACGATGCCGCATCCGATCTGCTGAGGCTGCGCAAGAGCATCGACAATGTCGATGCGGCGCTGATCCACATGCTCGCGGAGCGGTTCAGGTTCACGCAGCAGGTGGGCGAGCTGAAGGCGGCGAACGGTATGCCGTCGTCTGACCCGGAGCGGGAGAAGGTGCAGATCGCGCGCCTGCGGGTGCTCGCCGAGCAGGCCAATCTCGACCCGGAGTTCGCAGAGAAGTTCCTCGGATTCATCGTCGCGGAGGTCATCCACCACCATGACCGCATCCGCAACGGCGACTAG
- a CDS encoding maleylpyruvate isomerase family mycothiol-dependent enzyme has product MTTTELFSRSADAFVSLLGEVTDDQWSLPGLGVWDVRSLAGHTARAILTVESYLGQDEPGGVTIPSAEDYYKSVLEQFTDHASIERRGVEAGEWLGADPVATVREALQRTRALIARQPADRVVSIGGMGILLSEYLRTRVVELVVHSIDLARAIDSDFTPPADAVMGTVALLSSTAVNKGQGTPLLLALTGREPLPAGFTVV; this is encoded by the coding sequence GTGACCACCACAGAGCTCTTCTCCAGGTCGGCCGATGCCTTCGTCTCACTGCTCGGCGAGGTGACCGACGATCAGTGGTCGCTGCCCGGGCTCGGCGTCTGGGATGTGCGCAGCCTCGCGGGCCACACCGCCCGCGCCATCCTCACCGTTGAGAGCTACCTGGGCCAGGATGAGCCCGGCGGCGTCACCATCCCCAGCGCCGAGGACTACTACAAGTCGGTGCTCGAACAGTTCACCGACCACGCCTCCATCGAGCGGCGCGGCGTCGAAGCCGGCGAGTGGCTCGGGGCCGACCCCGTCGCGACCGTGCGCGAAGCGCTGCAGCGAACCCGCGCGCTGATCGCCCGGCAGCCCGCAGACCGGGTGGTGTCGATCGGCGGCATGGGCATCCTGCTGAGCGAATATCTGCGCACCCGCGTCGTCGAGCTGGTGGTGCACTCCATCGACCTGGCTCGCGCAATCGACTCCGACTTCACCCCTCCCGCGGATGCTGTGATGGGCACCGTGGCGCTCCTCAGCTCGACCGCGGTGAACAAGGGGCAGGGCACGCCGCTGCTGTTGGCGCTGACAGGGCGGGAGCCGCTGCCGGCCGGGTTCACGGTCGTCTGA
- a CDS encoding adenylosuccinate synthase, with the protein MPAIVLIGAQWGDEGKGKATDLLGGRVDYVVKFNGGNNAGHTVVIGDEKYALHLLPSGILSPGVVPVIANGVVVDIEVLFEELDALIARGVDVSRLLVSANAHVITHYHRTLDKVTERFLGKRQIGTTGRGIGPTYADKINRVGIRIQDLFDENILRQKVEGALHQKNHLLVKIYNRRAITVDEIVEDLLQYVERLRPMVADTALVLTQALDAGKTVLFEAGQATMLDVDHGTYPFVTSSNATSGGAATGSGVAPNRFERVIGVVKAYTTRVGAGPFPTELFDESGEFLRNNGGEFGTTTGRPRRCGWYDAPIARYSARINGVTDFVLTKLDVLTGLDEIPVCVAYEVDGVRVDEVPVSQSDFHHAKPVYETFPGWSEDITGVRRFEDLPQNAQDYVLALEKISGSRISAIGVGPGRDAIVVRHDLIG; encoded by the coding sequence ATGCCCGCAATCGTGCTCATCGGCGCCCAGTGGGGCGACGAAGGAAAGGGCAAGGCCACCGACCTCCTCGGCGGCCGCGTCGACTACGTCGTCAAGTTCAACGGTGGCAACAACGCCGGTCACACCGTCGTCATCGGCGACGAGAAGTACGCGCTGCACCTGCTGCCGTCGGGCATCCTCTCCCCGGGGGTCGTGCCCGTCATCGCCAACGGTGTCGTCGTCGACATCGAGGTGCTCTTCGAGGAGCTCGACGCGCTCATCGCCCGCGGCGTCGACGTCTCCCGTCTGCTGGTCAGCGCCAACGCGCACGTCATCACGCACTACCACCGCACGCTCGACAAGGTCACGGAGCGCTTCCTCGGCAAGCGCCAGATCGGCACAACGGGTCGCGGCATCGGCCCCACCTACGCCGACAAGATCAACCGGGTGGGCATCCGCATCCAGGATCTCTTCGACGAGAACATCCTGCGCCAGAAGGTGGAGGGTGCGCTGCACCAGAAGAACCACCTGCTGGTCAAGATCTACAACCGGCGTGCGATCACCGTCGACGAGATCGTCGAAGACCTGCTGCAGTACGTCGAGCGGCTGCGCCCCATGGTGGCCGACACGGCGCTCGTGCTCACGCAGGCGCTCGATGCGGGCAAGACGGTGCTGTTCGAGGCAGGCCAGGCGACGATGCTGGATGTCGACCACGGCACATACCCGTTCGTCACCTCCTCGAATGCGACCTCCGGCGGTGCCGCCACCGGCTCCGGGGTTGCCCCCAACCGCTTCGAGCGGGTCATCGGCGTCGTCAAGGCGTACACGACCCGCGTCGGTGCTGGGCCGTTCCCGACCGAGCTCTTCGACGAGTCGGGCGAGTTCCTGCGCAACAACGGCGGCGAGTTCGGCACCACCACGGGTCGCCCGCGTCGTTGCGGCTGGTACGACGCGCCCATTGCGCGCTACTCGGCCCGCATCAACGGCGTCACCGACTTCGTGCTCACCAAGCTTGACGTGCTGACCGGGCTCGACGAGATCCCCGTCTGCGTCGCCTACGAGGTTGACGGTGTGCGCGTCGACGAGGTTCCCGTGTCGCAGAGTGACTTCCACCACGCGAAGCCCGTCTACGAGACGTTCCCCGGATGGTCGGAGGACATCACCGGCGTGCGTCGCTTCGAAGATCTGCCGCAGAATGCGCAGGACTACGTGCTCGCCCTGGAGAAGATCAGCGGCTCGCGCATCTCGGCGATCGGCGTCGGCCCCGGCCGTGACGCCATCGTCGTGCGCCACGACCTGATCGGCTGA
- the purL gene encoding phosphoribosylformylglycinamidine synthase subunit PurL, whose translation MTDVSATPRHHVADTVSNAVATPEKEQPYAALGLKPDEYASIREILGRRPTSGELAMYSVMWSEHCSYKSSKKYLRQFGEKVSPAMKKNLMVGMGENAGVIDVGEGWAVTFKIESHNHPSYIEPFQGAATGVGGIVRDIISMGARPVAVMDALRFGKIDDPDTARVVHGVVSGISFYGNCLGLPNIGGETYFDSVYQANPLVNALAVGVLRHEDLHLANARGVGNKVVLFGARTGGDGIGGASILASDSFDEGGPTKRPAVQVGDPFAEKVLIECCLELFKNELVEGIQDLGAAGISCATSELAANGDGGMRIQLENVLLRDPTLTAEEILMSESQERMMAIVRPEKLDAFMAVVNKWDVETSVLGEVTEGDRLVITHHGDEIVNVDPNTVAVDGPVYDRPVAYPSWIDALQADTSARLPRASGPDELRDQALRLLGSPNLASKEWVTNQYDRYVGGNTALSFPDDGGMVRIDENSGLGFAVATDANGRYCQLDPRQGARLALAEAYRNVAATGATPVAVSDCLNFGSPENPEVMWQFSETVEGLSDACLELEIPVTGGNVSFYNQTGDVPIHPTPVIAVLGTIDDVARRIPSGWQDEGNNIYLLGTTRDELDGSAWAGVIHDHLGGLPPTVSLDDEKMLAGLLHSGGQGSLLSSAHDLADGGLFQALAESVLRFGVGARVWLTGITQRDGVDETAAMFSESTGRVIVSVPREDDVRFVGLCEGRGYPVLRIGVTDNNGQLEIQDQFTVSVDELRGAHTATLPEHFGAVVGG comes from the coding sequence GTGACCGACGTCTCAGCCACCCCCCGCCACCATGTCGCCGACACCGTCTCGAACGCCGTCGCAACGCCCGAGAAGGAGCAGCCGTATGCGGCGCTCGGGCTGAAGCCGGACGAGTACGCGAGCATCCGCGAGATCTTGGGCCGCCGCCCCACGAGCGGCGAGCTGGCCATGTACTCGGTCATGTGGAGCGAGCACTGCTCCTACAAGTCGAGCAAGAAGTACCTGCGCCAGTTCGGCGAGAAGGTCAGCCCGGCCATGAAGAAGAACCTCATGGTGGGCATGGGCGAGAACGCGGGCGTCATCGACGTCGGCGAAGGCTGGGCGGTCACCTTCAAGATCGAGTCGCACAACCACCCCAGTTACATCGAGCCGTTCCAGGGTGCCGCGACCGGTGTCGGCGGAATCGTGCGCGACATCATCTCCATGGGTGCGCGCCCCGTCGCCGTCATGGATGCCCTCCGCTTCGGCAAGATCGATGACCCCGATACGGCCCGCGTCGTGCACGGCGTCGTCAGCGGCATCAGCTTCTACGGCAACTGCCTCGGCCTGCCCAACATCGGCGGCGAAACCTACTTCGACTCCGTGTACCAGGCCAACCCGCTCGTGAATGCGCTCGCGGTCGGCGTGCTCCGCCACGAGGACCTGCACCTGGCCAACGCCCGCGGCGTCGGCAACAAGGTCGTGCTCTTTGGGGCGCGCACCGGCGGCGACGGAATCGGCGGAGCATCCATCCTCGCCTCCGACTCCTTCGACGAGGGTGGCCCCACCAAGCGGCCCGCCGTGCAGGTCGGCGACCCCTTCGCCGAGAAGGTGCTCATCGAGTGCTGCCTCGAGCTCTTCAAGAACGAACTCGTTGAGGGAATCCAGGATCTCGGCGCGGCCGGCATCTCGTGTGCGACCTCTGAGCTCGCGGCCAACGGCGACGGCGGCATGCGCATCCAGCTCGAGAACGTGCTGCTGCGCGACCCCACGCTCACGGCCGAAGAGATCCTGATGAGCGAAAGCCAGGAGCGCATGATGGCCATCGTGCGCCCCGAGAAGCTCGACGCTTTCATGGCCGTCGTGAACAAGTGGGACGTCGAGACGAGCGTGCTCGGCGAGGTCACCGAAGGCGACCGCCTCGTGATCACCCACCACGGCGACGAGATCGTCAACGTCGACCCCAACACGGTCGCCGTCGACGGGCCCGTGTACGACCGACCCGTCGCCTACCCCAGCTGGATCGACGCGCTGCAGGCTGACACGTCCGCCCGGCTGCCCCGCGCATCCGGCCCCGACGAACTGCGCGACCAGGCCCTGCGCCTGCTCGGCAGCCCCAACCTTGCCTCCAAGGAGTGGGTCACCAACCAGTACGACCGCTACGTCGGCGGCAACACCGCCCTGTCGTTCCCGGATGACGGCGGCATGGTGCGCATCGACGAGAACAGTGGGCTCGGCTTCGCCGTGGCGACGGATGCGAATGGCCGCTACTGCCAGCTCGACCCGCGGCAGGGCGCCCGCCTCGCGCTCGCGGAGGCGTACCGCAACGTCGCCGCCACCGGCGCGACCCCCGTCGCCGTCAGCGACTGCCTCAACTTCGGCTCCCCCGAGAACCCTGAGGTCATGTGGCAGTTCAGTGAGACCGTCGAAGGACTCTCGGATGCCTGCCTCGAGCTGGAGATCCCGGTCACCGGCGGCAACGTGTCGTTCTACAACCAGACCGGCGACGTGCCCATCCACCCGACCCCCGTCATCGCCGTGCTCGGCACCATCGACGACGTCGCCCGCCGCATCCCCAGCGGTTGGCAGGACGAGGGCAACAACATCTACCTGCTCGGCACCACCCGCGACGAGCTCGACGGCAGCGCCTGGGCCGGAGTCATCCACGACCACCTGGGCGGGCTGCCGCCCACCGTGTCACTCGACGACGAGAAGATGCTCGCCGGGCTGCTGCACTCCGGCGGCCAGGGCAGCCTGCTCTCCTCCGCGCACGACCTCGCCGACGGCGGGCTCTTCCAGGCGCTGGCCGAATCGGTGCTGCGCTTTGGCGTCGGCGCCCGCGTGTGGCTGACCGGAATCACCCAGCGCGACGGCGTCGACGAGACGGCGGCCATGTTCAGTGAGTCGACCGGCCGGGTCATCGTCAGCGTCCCGCGCGAAGACGATGTGCGCTTCGTCGGCCTGTGCGAAGGCCGCGGCTACCCTGTGCTGCGCATCGGCGTCACCGACAACAACGGGCAGCTGGAGATCCAGGACCAGTTCACGGTGTCGGTCGACGAACTGCGCGGCGCGCACACCGCCACACTGCCGGAGCACTTCGGGGCGGTCGTCGGCGGCTAG